From Haemorhous mexicanus isolate bHaeMex1 chromosome 2, bHaeMex1.pri, whole genome shotgun sequence, the proteins below share one genomic window:
- the LOC132324043 gene encoding amine oxidase [flavin-containing] A-like — protein sequence MAQRYDVVVIGAGISGLSAAKLLSEAGVSVVVLEARDRVGGRTFTIRNDKVNYVDVGGSYVGPTQNRILRLAKELGVENYKVYVEGHMFHHKGGKSQNFREICPSTWNPLVFLDYNNFWRTVDKMGKEIPVDAPWDAPHAEEWDKMTMKELINKICWTKAVRDFATVFVNVNVTSEPHEVSALWFLWYVRQCGGTFRIFSITNGGQERKFKGGSGQISEKIMERLKGRVKLERPVISVDQTGDNVLVQTLNHEIYESKYVISAIPPILTTKIHYKPELPPNRNQLIQRLPMGSVIKTMMYYREAFWRRKGYCGSFIIEDEESPIGITIDDTKPDGTFPAIMGFILSRKAVKLAHLSKEERKRKISEAYAKALGMREALQPVHYEEKDWAMEQYSGGCYTAYFPPGIMHSYGRIIRQPVDRIYFAGTETATQWSGYMEGAVQAGERAAREVLHSMGKISKSEIWMPEPESKDVPARPFPRSFWERNLPSAPGLLCLLSCTLCLTSVAAAGLLVSKRGLACRN from the exons ATGGCCCAGAGATACGACGTGGTCGTGATCGGGGCCGGCATCTCAG GTTTGTCAGCTGCCAAATTGCTGTCTGAGGCTGGGGTCAGCGTGGTGGTCCTTGAGGCCCGGGACAGAGTGGGAGGCAGGACATTCACTATCAGG AATGATAAAGTGAATTATGTAGATGTTGGTGGATCTTACGTGGGACCTACCCAAAACCGGATTCTGCGACTGgcaaaggagctgggggtggagAACTATAAAGTGTATGTTGAGGGCCACATGTTCCATCACAAAGGG GGAAAGTCACAAAATTTCAGGGAAATTTGCCCTTCAACATGGAATCCCTTGGTTTTCCTGGATTACAATAACTTCTGGAGAACTGTGGACAAGATGGGAAAAGAG ATTCCTGTTGATGCACCATGGGATGCTCCACATGCTGAAGAATGGGACAAAATGACCATGAAAGAGCTGATAAATAAGATTTGCTGGACCAA agctgtcagagACTTCGCCACGGTCTTTGTGAACGTCAACGTCACGTCTGAGCCCCACGAGGTCTCTGCCCTCTGGTTCCTGTGGTATGTCAGGCAGTGTGGGGGCACATTCAGGATTTTCTCTATCACCAATGGGGGCCAG GAGAGGAAGTTTAAAGGGGGTTCCGGTCAGATATCAGAGAAAATAATGGAACGCCTGAAAGGCAGAGTTAAACTGGAGAGACCTGTGATCAGTGTTGATCAGACAGGTGATAATGTCCTTGTGCAGACTCTAAACCATGAGATATATGAG AGCAAGTATGTGATCAGTGCCATCCCTCCAATCCTGACAACAAAGATTCACTACAAACCAGAGCTGCCACCAAACAGAAACCAGTTAATTCAGCGTTTGCCTATGGGGAGTGTCATAAAAACCATGATGTACTACAGAGAAGCCTTCTGGAGGAGGAAGG GTTATTGTGGTTCCTTCATCATTGAGGATGAAGAGTCTCCAATTGGAATAACCATAGATGACACAAAACCTGATGGAACTTTCCCTGCCATTATGGG tttcatCCTTAGCAGAAAGGCTGTCAAACTGGCCCATCTCAGCAAGGAAGAGAG GAAAAGGAAGATCAGTGAGGCATATGCCAAGGCACTGGGGATGAGAGAGGCGTTACAA CCTGTGCATTATGAGGAGAAGGACTGGGCCATGGAGCAATATTCAGGGGGCTGCTACACAGCCTACTTCCCACCAGGCATCATGCATTCCTATGGAAG GATCATTCGCCAGCCTGTTGACAGGATCTACTTTGCTGGCACGGAGACAGCGACGCAGTGGAGCGGATACATGGAGGGGGCCgtgcaggcaggagagagagcagccAGAGAG gtACTGCACAGTATGGGGAAAATCTCCAAGAGTGAAATTTGGATGCCAGAGCCAGAGTCAAAG gatgtcccagccCGACCATTCCCCAGGAGCTTCTGGGAGAGGAACCTGCCCTCGGCGCcggggctgctgtgcctgctgagctgcaccctgtgcctcacctctgtggctgctgcagggctcttGGTCTCTAAAAGGGGACTTGCTTGCCGGAACTAG